The sequence AGCAGATTTTAGTTAACGACTAACTGATCTGTCTTGATGTTCAAACATTTTATTGTCGTAAAACGACAAAGGTATTTTATGTCAAGACAATTCTTTGACAAATTAAGGCGTTGTGTACCTTCTACTTTTGAGGAGGATTCACATGGGAACAAGTAAACCGGGGCGCTATATGAATACAAAAGGAAGCGCCCAAACGATGAGTCAATTTGCACTGATTCATGCATCAGAAGGTAGATTTACCAAACCGCAGAAGTCTGCAATAAAATTACGACTTGCTGCTGGTGGACATAGTCAAAAAGGATTAGAGTTGCTTGAAAAATATGGAATAAAGTATAACATTGTAAAAACCTATCCTAATGGAGTTCGTGTAGGAAATATTCCTAATCATCAAGCAAAACGTAAGCGATTAGGTATAAGCCAAACATGGTTTCCATCATCTTGGAATGAAAAGAAGATTAAGCGAGCGGCAGAACATGTTGCTCGATTATACAGAAACCGCAATGCCCCAGACGGATTAACTATATTCGGAACATATAAAGGTGTTCGTGTGGGGGTTATGAAAACGAACGGACAAAT comes from Hallerella porci and encodes:
- a CDS encoding EndoU domain-containing protein: MGTSKPGRYMNTKGSAQTMSQFALIHASEGRFTKPQKSAIKLRLAAGGHSQKGLELLEKYGIKYNIVKTYPNGVRVGNIPNHQAKRKRLGISQTWFPSSWNEKKIKRAAEHVARLYRNRNAPDGLTIFGTYKGVRVGVMKTNGQIATAFPDKFQP